A region from the Hippopotamus amphibius kiboko isolate mHipAmp2 chromosome 15, mHipAmp2.hap2, whole genome shotgun sequence genome encodes:
- the GPR108 gene encoding protein GPR108 — MAVSERRGLARGSPAEWGQRLFLLLLLGGCSGRIHRLTLTGEKRADIQLNSFGFYTNGSLEVDLSHLRLGHQETDGKAPLVGFSLTRVRSGSGRSYSRQYPQDCALLRNSSNLLVLFLINTKDLQVQVRKYGEHKKLFVSPGLLPEAPSEPELPKAEHRVTPKVDGATTTVPSKAKSKPTGSQGDQQGIGGQDQELVLGLGHLNDSYNFSFHVVIGSRAEEGQYNLNFHNCYNLVPGREQPFDITVMIREKNPQGFLSAAEIPLFKLYMVMSACFLAAGVFWVSVLCKNTYNVFKIHWLMAALAFTKSISLLFHSINYYFINSQGHPIEGLAVMHYITHLLKGALLFITIALIGSGWAFVKYVLSDKEKKIFGIVIPLQVLANVAYIVMESREEGASDYGIWKEILFLVDLICCGAILFPVVWSIRHLQDASGTDGKVAVNLAKLKLFRHYYVMVICYIYFTRIIAILLRVAVPFQWQWLYQLLVEGSTLAFFVLTGYKFQPARDNPYLQLPQEDEEDVQVEQVMTDSGFREGLSKVNKTASGRELL; from the exons ATGGCAGTGAGCGAGAGGAGGGGGCTCGCCCGCGGGAGCCCCGCGGAGTGGGGGCAGCGGCtatttctgctgctgctgttagGCGGTTGCTCTGGGCGCATCCACCGGCTGACGCTGACG GGGGAGAAGCGAGCAGACATCCAGCTGAACAGCTTTGGCTTCTACACCAACGGCTCCCTGGAGGTGGACCTGAGCCACTTGCGGCTGGGCCACCAGGAGACAGATGGGAAGGCTCCGCTG GTGGGGTTCAGTCTGACCCGGGTTCGATCCGGAAGCGGTCGATCCTACTCA AGGCAGTACCCCCAAGACTGTGCTCTCCTGAGAAACAGCAGCAACCTCCTGGTTCTCTTCCTCATCAACACCAAGGATCTGCA GGTCCAGGTACGAAAGTATGGGGAGCACAAGAAGCTGTTCGTCTCTCCCGGGCTCCTCCCCGAAGCACCCTCCGAACCAGAGCTCCCAAAGGCGGAGCACAGAGTCACCCCCAAGGTGGACGGCG CGACCACTACTGTGCCCAGTAAGGCCAAGTCAAAACCCACAGGGTCACAAGGAGACCAGCAG GGCATCGGTGGGCAGGACCAGGAGCTGGTGCTGGGCCTGGGCCATCTCAACGACTCCTACAATTTCAGT ttCCACGTGGTGATCGGCTCGAGGGCCGAGGAAGGCCAGTACAACCTCAACTTCCACAACTGCTACAACTTGGTGCCAGGCCGGGAGCAGCCATTCGACATTACG GTGATGATCCGGGAGAAGAACCCCCAGGGCTTCCTGTCAGCGGCGGAAATCCCCCTCTTCAAGCTGTACATGGTCATGTCTGCCTGCTTCCTGGCCGCCGGGGTCTTCTGGGTGTCCGTCCTCTGCAAGAACAC GTACAACGTCTTCAAGATCCACTGGCTCATGGCAGCCCTGGCTTTCACCAAGagcatctctctcctcttccacaGT ATCAACTACTACTTCATCAACAGCCAGGGCCACCCCATCGAGGGCCTCGCTGTCATGCACTACATCACGCACCT GCTGAAGGGCGCCCTCCTCTTCATCACCATCGCCTTGATCGGCTCCGGCTGGGCCTTCGTCAAGTACGTCCTGTCCGACAAGGAGAAGAAGATCTTCGGGATCGTGATCCCGCTGCAG gTGCTGGCCAACGTGGCCTACATCGTCATGGAGTCCCGAGAGGAGGGCGCCAGCGACTACGGCATCTGGAAGGAGATCCTCTTCCTGGTGGACCTCATCTGCTGCGGCGCCATCCTCTTCCCCGTGGTCTG gtCCATCCGGCATCTCCAGGACGCGTCTGGCACTGATGGGAAGG TGGCAGTGAACCTGGCCAAGCTGAAGCTGTTCCGGCATTACTATGTCATG GTCATCTGTTACATCTACTTCACGCGGATCATCGCCATCCTGCTGCGGGTGGCCGTGCCCTTCCAGTGGCAGTGGCTGTACCAG CTCTTGGTGGAGGGCTCCACTCTCGCGTTCTTCGTGCTCACGGGCTACAAGTTCCAGCCTGCGAGGGATAACCCGTACCTGCAGCTGCCccaggaggatgaggaggacGTGCAGGTGGAGCAAGT AATGACCGATTCTGGGTTCCGGGAAGGCCTGTCTAAAGTCAACAAAACGGCCAGCGGGCGAGAACTGTTGTGA